Proteins encoded in a region of the Vitis riparia cultivar Riparia Gloire de Montpellier isolate 1030 chromosome 7, EGFV_Vit.rip_1.0, whole genome shotgun sequence genome:
- the LOC117918804 gene encoding protein FATTY ACID EXPORT 2, chloroplastic-like isoform X2, producing the protein MAESVAISQSSLVLPHFGGPRALTGWRQSWIRFRASSPVISHKSIAGLRQTTVSSGIIATAVSDSKAPAFIVESAGEEIDVQPDTTDRAGSGSEGGNGGGGGGDHDKDDNKGEGGSDESNNKIAMSMSQKLTLGYAALVGVGGVMGYMKSGSQKSLAAGGLSALLLYYVYTQLPTRPAFASFLGLGLSAALVGVMGSRFKKSGKLFPAGVVSLVSLVMTGGYLHGILRSLH; encoded by the exons ATGGCAGAATCGGTGGCTATTTCTCAGTCCTCTCTCGTGTTGCCTCATTTTGGAGGGCCTAGGGCTCTAACTGGTTGGCGCCAATCTTGGATTCGATTTAGGGCTTCTTCGCCGGTGATCTCTCACAAATCAATTGCTGGGCTGCGGCAAACCACTGTCTCCTCGGGGATCATTGCTACCGCTGTCTCTGACTCTAAAGCGCCCGCCTTCATCGTTGAATCGGCAGGGGAAGAGATCGACGTCCAACCAGATACCACTGACAGAGCCGGTTCTGGTAGCGAGGGTGGAAACGGAGGCGGTG gtggtggtgatcACGACAAAGACGACAATAAGGGCGAGGGCGGATCGGACGAAAGCAATAACAAAATTGCCATGTCTATGTCCCAAAAGTTGACTCTGGGCTACGCTGCCCTGGTCGGAG TCGGTGGAGTTATGGGCTATATGAAGAGTGGCAGCCAGAAGTCTCTTGCGGCAGGTGGACTATCAGCCTTGCTTCTGTATTATGTCTATACTCAGCTTCCCACACGACCAGCTTTTGCATCATTCTTGGGGCTTG GTCTCTCTGCTGCACTTGTTGGAGTGATGGGTTCTCGCTTCAAGAAGTCGGGAAAGCTGTTTCCAGCAGGTGTTGTATCCCTTGTGTCTCTTGTGATGACTGGTGGCTACCTGCATGGTATTCTGCGAAGTCTGCACTGA
- the LOC117918804 gene encoding protein FATTY ACID EXPORT 2, chloroplastic-like isoform X3 codes for MAESVAISQSSLVLPHFGGPRALTGWRQSWIRFRASSPVISHKSIAGLRQTTVSSGIIATAVSDSKAPAFIVESAGEEIDVQPDTTDRAGSGSEGGNGGGGGGDHDKDDNKGEGGSDESNNKIAMSMSQKLTLGYAALVGVGGVMGYMKSGSQKSLAAGGLSALLLYYVYTQLPTRPAFASFLGLGVKSSLSPPPIPWRP; via the exons ATGGCAGAATCGGTGGCTATTTCTCAGTCCTCTCTCGTGTTGCCTCATTTTGGAGGGCCTAGGGCTCTAACTGGTTGGCGCCAATCTTGGATTCGATTTAGGGCTTCTTCGCCGGTGATCTCTCACAAATCAATTGCTGGGCTGCGGCAAACCACTGTCTCCTCGGGGATCATTGCTACCGCTGTCTCTGACTCTAAAGCGCCCGCCTTCATCGTTGAATCGGCAGGGGAAGAGATCGACGTCCAACCAGATACCACTGACAGAGCCGGTTCTGGTAGCGAGGGTGGAAACGGAGGCGGTG gtggtggtgatcACGACAAAGACGACAATAAGGGCGAGGGCGGATCGGACGAAAGCAATAACAAAATTGCCATGTCTATGTCCCAAAAGTTGACTCTGGGCTACGCTGCCCTGGTCGGAG TCGGTGGAGTTATGGGCTATATGAAGAGTGGCAGCCAGAAGTCTCTTGCGGCAGGTGGACTATCAGCCTTGCTTCTGTATTATGTCTATACTCAGCTTCCCACACGACCAGCTTTTGCATCATTCTTGGGGCTTG GAGTGAAGTCCTCGTTGTCACCTCCGCCAATCCCTTGGCGTCCGTAG
- the LOC117918804 gene encoding protein FATTY ACID EXPORT 2, chloroplastic-like isoform X1 has product MAESVAISQSSLVLPHFGGPRALTGWRQSWIRFRASSPVISHKSIAGLRQTTVSSGIIATAVSDSKAPAFIVESAGEEIDVQPDTTDRAGSGSEGGNGGGGGGDHDKDDNKGEGGSDESNNKIAMSMSQKLTLGYAALVGVGGVMGYMKSGSQKSLAAGGLSALLLYYVYTQLPTRPAFASFLGLAEFRAMLDSLRSFYWKFEQLYLYIIEPSWLVDNLDSKVINGRLLIIWSCVFEIWLRSNRSSFRSPKMMLIYDKMSK; this is encoded by the exons ATGGCAGAATCGGTGGCTATTTCTCAGTCCTCTCTCGTGTTGCCTCATTTTGGAGGGCCTAGGGCTCTAACTGGTTGGCGCCAATCTTGGATTCGATTTAGGGCTTCTTCGCCGGTGATCTCTCACAAATCAATTGCTGGGCTGCGGCAAACCACTGTCTCCTCGGGGATCATTGCTACCGCTGTCTCTGACTCTAAAGCGCCCGCCTTCATCGTTGAATCGGCAGGGGAAGAGATCGACGTCCAACCAGATACCACTGACAGAGCCGGTTCTGGTAGCGAGGGTGGAAACGGAGGCGGTG gtggtggtgatcACGACAAAGACGACAATAAGGGCGAGGGCGGATCGGACGAAAGCAATAACAAAATTGCCATGTCTATGTCCCAAAAGTTGACTCTGGGCTACGCTGCCCTGGTCGGAG TCGGTGGAGTTATGGGCTATATGAAGAGTGGCAGCCAGAAGTCTCTTGCGGCAGGTGGACTATCAGCCTTGCTTCTGTATTATGTCTATACTCAGCTTCCCACACGACCAGCTTTTGCATCATTCTTGGGGCTTG CAGAATTTCGGGCTATGTTAGACAGTTTGAGAAGCTTCTACTGGAAGTTTGAGCAACTCTACTTGTACATCATTGAACCAAGTTGGTTGGTTGATAATTTAGATTCAAAGGTTATCAATGgtagattattaattatatgGAGCTGTGTATTTGAGATTTGGCTAAGAAGCAACAGAAGTTCTTTCAGAAGTCCTAAGATGATGCTAATTTATGACAAAATGAGCAAGTAA